Proteins encoded by one window of Burkholderia plantarii:
- a CDS encoding oxidoreductase, which produces MSGFTNTDVPDQSGKTFLVTGANTGIGFEIASTLAARRARVLLACRDEVKAQAAIRRIRLKTPEANLAFLPLDLADLASVRNAAKLAEREPRIDVLINNAGVQGPKLKHTAQGFELTFGVNHLGCFALTAFMLPKLTETSGSRIVVTSSGLHRGAKIEWDDLNAVKDYKWMPRYAASKLANLLFIFELDRRLRIAGIPVTAVACHPGLAGTSLARDSWWGNVVMSLIGLFFNTPAQGAWGALQAATGQIKSGGYYGPTKTSELRGPSGECTPSQDARNPELAKRLWDISVQLTGIDAELSSNS; this is translated from the coding sequence ATGAGCGGATTCACCAATACCGATGTGCCCGATCAATCGGGAAAGACCTTTCTCGTCACCGGCGCCAACACCGGCATAGGCTTTGAAATAGCGAGCACGTTGGCGGCGCGGCGAGCAAGGGTACTTCTCGCGTGCCGTGACGAGGTCAAGGCACAAGCCGCTATTCGCAGGATTCGTCTGAAGACACCTGAAGCGAATCTCGCATTCCTGCCGCTTGACCTCGCAGACCTGGCGAGTGTGCGGAACGCAGCAAAACTGGCCGAACGGGAGCCACGCATCGACGTGCTCATCAATAATGCGGGCGTGCAAGGGCCGAAGCTGAAGCACACGGCGCAAGGCTTCGAACTGACGTTCGGCGTGAATCATCTTGGATGCTTTGCGCTTACCGCGTTCATGTTGCCCAAGCTCACGGAAACTTCCGGGTCGCGCATCGTTGTCACAAGCAGCGGTCTGCACAGGGGCGCGAAGATCGAGTGGGACGACCTTAATGCGGTGAAGGACTACAAGTGGATGCCTCGCTATGCAGCCAGCAAGCTTGCGAATCTACTTTTTATCTTTGAGCTGGATCGGCGACTGCGAATAGCGGGTATACCTGTTACGGCAGTGGCCTGCCATCCGGGCCTTGCTGGAACCAGCCTTGCGCGCGACAGCTGGTGGGGCAACGTCGTAATGTCACTGATCGGCCTGTTTTTCAACACGCCGGCTCAGGGCGCGTGGGGTGCATTGCAAGCGGCGACAGGACAAATAAAGTCCGGCGGCTATTACGGGCCAACGAAAACTTCCGAATTGCGCGGCCCCTCTGGCGAATGCACTCCGTCTCAGGACGCGCGAAATCCAGAACTCGCAAAACGACTTTGGGACATATCGGTTCAACTGACCGGAATCGATGCTGAACTATCCTCAAATTCATAG
- a CDS encoding winged helix-turn-helix transcriptional regulator: MSPSHIETPTDMPAPDTGGCLATREILDRIGDKWSLYIVAMLANGTRRFNELKRGIDGISQRMLTLTLRGLERDGLVTRTMYPTIPPRVDYDLTDLGRTLLTPVMALVHWANDNQLAIAEAHKRFDEEPEPDQVLIQGVVYQRR, encoded by the coding sequence ATGTCACCTAGTCACATCGAGACGCCTACCGATATGCCTGCACCTGACACCGGCGGCTGTCTAGCGACCCGTGAAATCCTGGATCGCATCGGCGACAAATGGAGCCTCTACATCGTCGCTATGCTGGCGAATGGCACGCGGCGCTTCAACGAATTGAAACGTGGCATCGACGGCATTTCCCAGCGCATGCTGACGCTGACTTTGCGCGGACTGGAACGCGACGGACTGGTCACGCGCACGATGTACCCGACGATTCCCCCGCGCGTCGATTACGACCTCACTGACTTGGGAAGAACGCTGTTGACGCCTGTCATGGCGCTGGTCCACTGGGCGAACGACAACCAACTCGCCATTGCCGAGGCGCATAAGCGTTTTGACGAGGAACCGGAGCCCGATCAGGTCTTGATTCAAGGGGTTGTCTACCAGCGTCGATGA
- a CDS encoding SDR family oxidoreductase — MTRKKTIALFGATGPTGRHIIEEALKHGYNLSVYTRDAKKLASFAGRVEIVVGDLQDRSAIAKCVQGADAVISALGPNSLKVQGDKPIKHGLTHIIAAMKHAGVRRLIQISTAAYRDPKDGFAFKPHAFALLFKVIARKGYEDIKATGELVANSDLDWTLVRIPNLKDGPADGGVDMGWYGKAKLSMKLSRGNLAKFLVDQVTDRKFVRAAPGIANH; from the coding sequence ATGACCCGGAAAAAAACCATCGCGCTGTTCGGTGCGACCGGGCCGACCGGAAGGCACATCATCGAGGAAGCCTTGAAGCATGGCTACAACCTGTCGGTCTATACGCGCGACGCAAAGAAACTCGCATCGTTCGCGGGAAGGGTAGAAATCGTTGTCGGTGATCTGCAAGACCGGAGCGCCATTGCGAAGTGCGTCCAAGGTGCTGATGCGGTCATTAGCGCCCTTGGTCCCAACAGTCTCAAGGTGCAGGGCGATAAGCCGATCAAGCACGGTTTAACCCACATCATCGCCGCGATGAAGCACGCAGGCGTGCGCCGTCTTATCCAGATTTCTACGGCTGCCTATCGCGATCCCAAGGATGGCTTTGCCTTCAAACCCCATGCGTTCGCGCTGTTGTTCAAGGTGATCGCGCGCAAGGGGTATGAGGACATCAAGGCGACTGGCGAACTGGTCGCCAATTCGGACCTGGACTGGACATTGGTGCGCATCCCGAACCTCAAGGATGGTCCCGCCGATGGCGGCGTGGACATGGGTTGGTATGGAAAGGCCAAACTCAGCATGAAGCTTTCAAGAGGCAATCTTGCGAAGTTCCTGGTTGACCAGGTGACCGACAGGAAGTTCGTGCGTGCGGCGCCAGGCATCGCTAACCATTGA
- a CDS encoding FMN-dependent NADH-azoreductase, with protein MSHTLLVTSSPRGADSLSTRFATEIAEGIQARSGGPLTVRDLAANPPPHITPAYIQGRITSPEDRTPEQVEAVKVAQELVDELKVADVIVLGSGMINFGPSSQLKAWFDHVTWPRVTFGYGDTGPKGLLTDKKVYLVTATGGVFSEGAWAPFDFQTNYLLHLLGFIGLTDVEVVRVEGTVLGPDAAKAAIANTETAIKALLAKAA; from the coding sequence ATGAGCCACACCCTACTTGTTACTTCCAGTCCGCGCGGGGCCGACAGTCTTTCCACCCGCTTCGCCACCGAAATCGCCGAAGGCATCCAGGCCCGCTCGGGTGGCCCGCTGACCGTGCGCGACCTCGCCGCGAATCCGCCGCCGCACATCACGCCGGCCTACATCCAGGGCCGGATCACGTCGCCCGAAGACCGCACACCGGAACAGGTCGAGGCGGTGAAGGTCGCGCAAGAGTTGGTCGATGAGTTGAAGGTCGCCGATGTGATCGTGCTCGGTTCGGGCATGATCAACTTCGGTCCGTCCTCGCAGCTCAAGGCGTGGTTCGATCATGTCACCTGGCCGCGCGTCACCTTCGGCTACGGCGATACTGGGCCGAAGGGGCTGCTGACCGACAAGAAGGTCTATCTCGTTACCGCTACCGGCGGCGTGTTCTCGGAAGGTGCCTGGGCACCGTTCGACTTTCAGACCAACTATCTGCTGCATCTGCTCGGCTTCATCGGCCTGACCGACGTTGAAGTGGTGCGTGTCGAAGGCACGGTTTTGGGCCCCGATGCGGCGAAGGCCGCAATCGCCAACACCGAAACGGCCATCAAAGCCTTGTTGGCGAAGGCTGCGTGA